TTCTTGAGCTTCATGGGACTTGGCGTATATAGCGACAAGAAGGCAGAGCGGGAGGGTGATACTCGACGGCCGAAGAACGATGGCGTTTTCGAAAAACTGACGGCGGTGGGGAGCGAGTTCTACAACAACCTAGCGGGAATTGCTGGGGCTGACTTTATGAAGGCCGGAGCAACGTTGCCGCCATGCGACGTACTGACCCGCGACGCTTTCGCCGAACTTGACGTGGCCGGCTACAACTATGGAATCCGCCGCTATCAGCGCGACCTGAAAAAGTATCCTCATCGATTCATCCTTGGAACTGAGACCTTCTGCGGTGACGCGTACAGGTTTAGGGAAGAAGCCAAACGATCACCTCGTCTGATCGGCGACTTCGTTTGGGCGGGAATAGATCACCTGGGCGAGGTGGGCGTCGGTGCTTGGGAGTACCGCGACTACGCTCCAAAAGACACCGGATTCGGCTGGCTTACCTCCGCTCAGGGACGACTTGACTTGACGGGCAAGCCACTGGGTGAGGCGCTTTACACGCGGGTTGCGTTGGAGCTTGATCCGGGGCCGTACATTGCTGTCCGCCCGGTAAACCACACGGGCGAACGTCACACCCCTTCTGCATGGCGAATGTCGAACGCTCGACCCACGTGGTCTTGGAACGGTTGCGAGGGGAAGAAGGCTGAGATTGAGGTGTATGCGCGCGCGGCATCGGTGGCTCTGACGCTGAACGGCAAGACTATCGGCCGTAAAGTGATCCCGAAGAACGATTGCAAAGTGACTTTCACGTGTGATTGGCAACCGGGGACCCTGAGCGCAATCGCCCTTGACGAGCGGGGAAGAACAATTGGTAAGTGCTCGTTGACCAGTGCCTCAGATACCGTGGAACTTCGAGCAGAACCAGAGGAAGAGATCGCATATTCAGGTGGTCTTTGCTACGTGAGATTGCGCTACACCGATGAGAAAGGGGAGGGTAAACCCCTCGAAGATGGACACCTCAAGGTAGCAGTTGAGGGCGCTGAACTAGTCGGACTAGGGAATGCATCGCCGTTCAACCTCGGGAGTTTTCTCAGCGACAGTACCGCAACCTATTTTGGGGAGGCGATGGCAGTACTAAGGGTTCCAAGCCCCGCGGGGGAAAAGATCACGGTTTCGGTCTCAGATAACCTGCGTAGCGCAGAAGTGTCGCTTCCTGTTTCCTCGCAGAAAAAAGCAGAGCGATGATGAAAGCAGAGCTACGACAACGCTTTTCTGGCTGGTGGCAAAGGTTTGCTGTAAAGCACAAGCTTATCGCTCAGTTCATTTTGTTCTACGCATTTTCGATGCTGGTCACCTTGCTTCAGTACCTAATGCTGACCTTCTTACCGGGAGTTTTCTATGCTGCTACAGACTGGTGTGAGATCCCCGCACAGTTTGGACATCTGAAGATCGGCCCCGTTGACACATATGTATTCGACTATCCGGTTAACGGGACGGCCACAGGCGGTATGGGATACCTGGCGGCAATGGTAATAACGCTTTTTGTTGCCCAGTGCGTGAATTTTCCGATGCAGCGCAACATTACATTCAAGTCCAACGGAAATATCTGGTACCAAGCGATGTGGTACGCGATTGCGTTCGTCCTCATCACCGTCGTGTGCTCGTTCTTAATGGGCCTGTACGTCCCCTATCTGGAGAGGGTTGCTCCTCCCGCCGTCTACAACATCCTGATTACGGTAGTGAATGGAGGCGTACAGATGGTCATATACTTCCCGATCTATAAGTTGATCTTCCCGGAGGGCAAACCTCCGCAGTCTGGAAATGCTTCGACCAACAAGTCCGGTAGCAACGATAGAGTGGAAACTGTCGAGACAGTCGCATATTGAGGAGCGAAGTGGGCCAGTGTTAAGGGTCGCCATTGTTGAGGATGACTCCGACTCCGCCGCACTGTTGGTCAGGTGCCTGGAGCGTTCCCTTGGTGAACGCGAGATCCAGTTCGAGTGCACCATCTTCTCTGAGGCCACGTCATTTCTAACAAGCTACAAACCCGTGTTCGACCTTGTGTTCATGGACATAGAACTCCCGATACTCAGTGGAATGGAGGCGGCGCGCAGACTGAGACGGCTGGACTCAAAAGTATTGCTAATTTTCGTGACAAGTATGTCGCACTTTGCGGAGCAAGGTTATGAAGTCGACGCTTTCGATTTTATTAGCAAACCATACAGATTCGCAGATTTCGACCGAAAGCTGGGTCGGGCCCTAAAAGCACGCAATAGAGAGCTGGACTCCATGCTCGTCTCCCAGAGAGGAACTCAAACACGGCTATTACTGAGGGACATCAGTTGCATCGAGGCCAGAGGACACTCACTACGAATCCACGTGGACGGTCAGATTCTGGATGCGAGCGGGAGCCTACGTGAGATGCAGG
The sequence above is a segment of the Actinomycetaceae bacterium MB13-C1-2 genome. Coding sequences within it:
- a CDS encoding LytTR family DNA-binding domain-containing protein, producing the protein MLRVAIVEDDSDSAALLVRCLERSLGEREIQFECTIFSEATSFLTSYKPVFDLVFMDIELPILSGMEAARRLRRLDSKVLLIFVTSMSHFAEQGYEVDAFDFISKPYRFADFDRKLGRALKARNRELDSMLVSQRGTQTRLLLRDISCIEARGHSLRIHVDGQILDASGSLREMQEALQGKGFLRANKSFIVNGRFVKVVRDNRVTLSDGNELTIGRPYRKPFLDGLAMHISEGER